In the Telopea speciosissima isolate NSW1024214 ecotype Mountain lineage chromosome 2, Tspe_v1, whole genome shotgun sequence genome, one interval contains:
- the LOC122651614 gene encoding ribonuclease H2 subunit C-like isoform X3, whose protein sequence is MEMEGGSSDVPQNGFLGSIDLRPREPIVDLTGQIHQLPCCIKHDGPCSVSHYFKPKNSGIEVEGLSIEEAYFRGRKLQGTTTTLPDGYSGFVLGKTKNPGKRKASEISECNLNCWEIAAKFQTIAYWNHDSLPSHDDTFLRCFHWFAVANALHKPITDDDLASTSLLPK, encoded by the exons ATGGAGATGGAAGGAGGCTCAAGCGACGTTCCCCAAAATGGATTCCTTGGAAGCATCGATCTTCGGCCTCGTGAGCCTATCGTCGATCTCACTGGTCAGATTCATCAGCTCCCTTGCTGCATCAAACACGATGGTCCCTGCTCTGTTTCTCACTACTTCAAACCGAAGAATTCAG GTATTGAGGTTGAAGGTTTAAGTATAGAGGAGGCATATTTTAGAGGAAGGAAGCTGCAGGGTACTACGACTACTCTTCCTGATGGGTATTCTG GTTTTGTCTTGGGAAAGACGAAGAATCCAGGGAAAAGAAAAGCTTCAGAAATATCTGAATGCAATTTAAACTGTTGGGAGATTGCTGCGAAATTTCAAACAATAGCTTATTGGAATCATGACAGTCTTCCTTCACATGATGACACTTTCTTGCGCTGTTTTCATTGGTTTGCAGTTGCAAATGCA CTGCACAAGCCCATAACTGATGATGATTTGGCTTCTACATCTCTACTTCCAAAGTGA